The Betta splendens chromosome 2, fBetSpl5.4, whole genome shotgun sequence nucleotide sequence CTCTAGACTTCTTATGTGTTTGGAACACACATGGCAGATCCACATGTGTAGTACACACATAGTAGTATGCTGAATGTGCAGATGCCCAGCAATTTCATGCAGTTGCCTTAATTGGTAATAAGTATAAGTTAGGTATAAGTTATATATCAACAATATTCTTATTTTTGGTGCAGTAGGTGGATCATGGACTGTCCTGACATCTGTACCTTGTATACATGAAcatatgtgtgtttaatgttatCACATGTTACAAAGTTACACTTTAATGTGCAATCCTCAAATGTATACAATAATATTTGACCGTCACTGGTGATGTATAATGGAGACTCTGGATCTTTGGAAATTATCAGACATTTCCCACCTTTATTTTCTTCTAGATTTTGTGTGACACTTAGACTGAGCTATTGATGGACAATGATTGTCCAGCAAGTTCAAAGGAGCTAGTTTGCAAAGGTCTTGGTAAACAGTAAACTGCTGCTTGTTAATCAGTTTTGAATTAAACTTCATGTTTGGCCTCTCATGTCTGACTCATGTCTATTACAtcttaaatataaaatgtaaactGGGTGAAAGGCAAAGCAATAAATTGATAATAAGTCAACCGGATATGTTTGGTATTAAACTTGAATAATAAAATCTTTAGTCCCACATTTTGGAAGTATCTGAAAGCCAGTCTGGCCAGAAGAACATttactaaatgaaaacaaaaggaagagcTGAGCTGTCACAGTAAAAATGGCTTGTTTTCCACAGCATCAAGGTGAGATGATCACTGAGCACTTTGAAGTGATTgaatatacatttattttaatggtgCCTAAACATTTTACTACGGAtttacacacacgtacacatttGTCTACATCCAGTTTCTCTAAATAGAATTTAAATGAGATTGTGTCTCATCCTTACATTAGATCAAACGAGGAAATCAGATTAATACATTTAGGTTTATATGGGATGGAAGGTCCACCTGGTGACGGAGACTGGAATGAACTGTTCACGTGCTGCATCCAACACCAATGTTCTAGCCATCAAGCCCCAAATCCAACCACCTCTAGGCTATGTTAATCCAAATCTTTTCATTAAACCATTGTAAAGAGTTTATGGCATATACCCAACCCCTAACGTATCAGACCTAGATATGCACTTTCTCAGATCTTTCCCTACTCCCTGAGCTCTTCAACTCCTTCTATTATTTCTATGATTAGAAAACCATCTAGGAAAAAAATCCCATCTCAGGTGTTTAGCTTGTTCTTAGGATGAATACATACAGCAAAACCTTAGAATGAAAACTGGAGACAAATAAAAAGtgcaacaaacatttatttatgacaAGATTATAAAACAAATCTTCATTGTCTTCTGTCagaaacatgtaaaataaatatttgtcaTATAGATAAACCCTGATTGTTCAATATATAAAGctccaataaaaataatatgacAGTGAAACTCAGCTGAAACTTTAAgtgctggaggagaaaaaaggcgggagaaaaaaaggggaaaaaaagaaaataaagacatcTGATATCACAGTTCCATACATTCAATATTCAGtggaaaacaacttcacaagTCATCAACATTTCCATATTGGAATAATCAGAGGTTCCATCTTTAAAGAACTGAAAGAGGAAGTTCACAAGGAATCATttgcattagaactggctgagAAAGAAacttatttactgtatacacAAATCTGAAAACGAGACACATATGAACAGACAGTGTTCAACAGtgacaacgtttctctgacaggatcaaactgCCACTATTACACATCACAcaaagacactgaggaacctGATGGGTGATAccagaacccaaacccaggataaagaggtccGGTGAATGttgtgttgaaggtgtgaaggtggatcagttcatcagaggagactttgtagaaggacagagaaccagaaggacagtccacatacactgctaCTCTGTTAGACAAAGAGGAGGTTATGGGTGTTTCTTTGCCGTTGTGAGAAACATAGTAACCAGCACCAGTGCATCTCATCCTCCAGGACTTGTTGTTCattccaaacacacagtctgtgcTGCCTCCTTTTTTCTGATttctctgtaactcactgatatataaacCTTTCCTTTCCattcaacctcccagtaacagcgaccagtcagaccattactacacagcagctgaggccagtcgtcaaatctgtctggatgattaGGATATGGCTGATCCTCCTTCAtgtgtgtcaccttcctgttgttgtcagacagttgtaattgtctgttcactgtgtttgtgtcgattctgagttgacagaaatctgatggagagaacaagacacaatccagctgcagttattgatctatcatcagtttgacgacgactcatgacagttgaagatggttgaatgttgttgatgtcattaaaaacacacttacacttcctcagacctggtctcaaccatcggGCTCCACCAGGCTTCAACCTAAAAGGaagagggggtcagagacatgcagacgtgtgtgtgtgtgttacacccTGAAGAGGGAGAATGAAATgaacagtggtgcagtgggtagcactgtcgcctcacaacaagaaggttctgggttgaATTCCCAagggcctttctgtgtggagtttgcatgttctcgtCATGTTTGCGTTGGTTCTCTCCCGGTtttccggcttcctcccacagtccaaaaacatgcattaggttcattggtgaatagttgtctgtctatgttgccctgcaatggactgtaCCTTGCCTCTCGCTCAAAGGCttcagcacccccgtgaccccacatgGGAATAAGcgatagaaaatggatggatggatgtgtgttACGGTGTGCTGAAATGCCACGGATTCTGAGTCACGAACCAATGGTCACTAATAACCTCATCCACTCCTTTACAACTCTTCCCTTGTACACATTGAGCCCCAGAAACAACTAGACCCAAAAGGCACAGCATAATATTAACATATAGTCTTCCACATActtgagagtgtccagtctccagtgtggatcctccagtccagcaaacagcagcttctctcctgagtctcctggatgattgtagctcaggtccagctctctcagatgggaggggttggagctcagagcagaggccagagaagcacagccttcctctgtgaccagacaacctgacagcctgcaaacacacaatgttCAAGCCACTGTAccactgtttattattatttgtcatatactgtattgtTTGGTGTTAAAAAGTGTATtgttgaaatgtgttttttgcagAATATGATTGTGAAATAAGGCTCTGGAAACTGGAGTCAGAGAGATCTAGATTATTCAAAAACAAGATTAATCCTGACCAGAGAGTTtccagttgacagtgaggactcctcagtccatcagacagtagcttcactcctgaatcctgcaggtcgttgttactcaggtccagttccctcagactagaggactgagagctgagaactgaggacagagcttcacagcttctctctgacaggttacagccactCAGTCTGATGAGGCAGTATAATAGAGAATGACAATGTACATGTTGTGATTTAATGACATGCAATTTAATGAGACAACTAGACAATCTTGATGTTAAAATAAAGTACCTGTGTGTTACCTTATACTTACACAACTTTCTTGAAGACTTTGACCACTCCCAGTACGAACAGAAAATCCTTCTCTGAAAAGCTTGAAGAGTATTTTACTGGGTCAAACTCATCCAGTTCTTTTCCTGATGACACCAACATGAaaagcagagctgaccactgagcAGGTGAAAGTTCATCTGTAGAGACTTTTCCTGAGTCCAGGTACTGTTGAATCTCCTCCACTAGAGAAcagtcattcagttcattcagacagtggaacaggttgatgtttttttctgcagatgGAGATTCTGATATCTTCTTCTTGATGTATTGAACTGTTTCCTTGGTTTTTAAATCACTTCTTGTCTGTCTAATAAGGCCTTTCATGGGAGTCTGATTAGTCTGCAGTGAAAGACCGAGGAGGAAACGaaggaacaggtccaggtgtccatttggactctgtaaGGCCTCGTGTACAGCATCACAGTAGAGCTGTGTCTCTGTAGATTTTTCTATTCTTGTTTCAGACGTCTGGGCTGTGGATTGTTCTTCTGACAACACATTGAccccagagttgatgaaggtcagatggacatgaagagcagccagaaactcctgaacactcagatggacgaaacagaacaccttgtcctggtacagtcctctctgctctataaagatctgtgtgaacactcctgagtaaactgaggctgctgtgatatcgatgccacactctgttaggtctgactcatagaagatcaggtttcctttctgcagctgctcaaaagccagttttcccagagaccTTCCAATCACCTTCCTGTTCTTTTTATtccagtgtggatctgtctcagctcctccatcatacttgatgttctttactttggtctgaaccaccaggaagtggatgtacatctcagtcagggtcttgggcagctctcctccctctctggttttcaacacatcctccagaaccgtagcagtgatccagcagaagactgggatgtggcacatgatgtggaggcttcgtgacgtcttgatgtgggagatgatggttgtggcctgctgctcatctgtgaacctcttcctgaagtactcgtctttctgtgggtcagtgaaccctctgacctctgtcaccatgtcaacacagccaggagggatctgattggctgctgcaggtcgtgtggtgatccagaggcgagcagagggaagcaggttccccctgatcaggtttgtcagcagcacatccactgaggtggactctgtgacatcagtcagggttttagtcttgttgaagtccagaggaagtcgacactcatccagaccgtccaagatgaaaacaacttggaactgttcaaagctgcagattcctgctgctttggtttcagtgaagaagtgatgaacaagttccaccaagctgaacttttgctctttcagcagattcagctctctgaaggtgaatggaaatgtgaagcatatgtcctggttggctttgtcttcagcccaatccagagtgaacttctgtgttaggactgttttcccaatgccagctactccctttgtcatcactgttctgatggctccatctcttccagctgagcctttaaagatgtcttctggtctgatggatgtttctgctctgtattgtttcctggaggttgtttcaatctgtctgacctcatgttcattgttgacctctccagtctctccctctgtgatgtagagctctgtgtagatttGGTTCAGAGgggttgggtttcctgctttagagATGCCTTCAAAGACAAACTGGAACTTCTGTTTTAGCTgagatttaagttgatgctgacaaactgcagcaggagatCCTAAATAAACAACCAAAAAATGATTAATGTAATTTGTTAGAAAAATGTCAGTTTACTTCTGGTCCACATATAAAAATCATATCAGTAAATGtatgattgtgtctgtgatgttaaatgttataaatcctcttactgctctgcagacagtcagccagctcctcctgcttcatcctcctcaggaagttcactgtgatcttcagaaatgcatctttgctgctcctcctctgctcttcatcctcaccatccaactcctcctcatcctccctctgactctctaagcattctgggtaatctgaaCTCAGAACCTTCTGTATTTTCTTCAgttccttcttcacaaacgtgaccatgttttcctccagcagctggaacagaaactatatgaatgacagcatccaactaaaaccatggagacaaacatcagatccatgttggataCACTGAcgatccactggtctaaaaagtgcagcttgagattattgtgaacacaacagatgaacaatagtagttgtacatgtacagaccataaatatggagtccaggtgtgtttggtgctgctggacagactgatcactgggaacctctgagctctgcaggtccactctgtggaggaaccatgaagaatgagtcatgtgagtccacacagacacacagtctcagcagctctgaccaacGTAAAtatctgcctccatcactgaaaAGGCTGAAGTGCTGAAACAAGGAGTCTGCACATGAGACTGGTTGTGAACATGTTGAACTTTGTGAGTATGGGGCaaagcagctgctcacactAGGAACTTTCATCTACTTcctgcattcattcattgtttggATTCTTAACCAAAATTCAGATGTCAGCTCTGGTGTTGATACTAGTCACACTTAgtaacaacatcacaactaaagtcaaATAGTGTTTGTTTAGTGTTTCCATCACATTGAAACAGACACCAACTCACTTTGACTGTGATACAGCTTGGTCTTTAAAATTAATACTAAAATCCTTTGAGACATCACTCATGATGGACACACAGTGGaattcaggttcaggttcaacaAACTCCTGTCTCTTTTGGAACCTGATGGAAAAACAACTCTCACATattcagtaaaaacaacaaacttcCTAAATGTTAAATCATAATAAACATGTAAGGATGAAATATTCTttcaaatattatattttttaaatattattactaATTTTAACAGAATCAGTCAGATGGTTtcagtcatctcacctctgagcttcaGTCTTCATCTCTATTCTTCTGATTTTAGAAGGAGTGGCTCCCTCCTCTTTGTCCTCACACTGATCCATTCTGCCTTCCTAACTTCaagtggagaagaaacacaaaccattTTCCATCATTAGTCCTGTAACAatatcagctgctcctccactgattgtgtgttctctgtttcATGAGTGTCAGCTGGATGTAGTCAGACAgtaggaggcagaggaagctgccaCCAGCTGCGCTATGTCTACTATCAGCCACTAGATGGAGCCATGAAGCTGTAGCAAATCTATCCCCAGTGTTTTATAATGTATATTCTATAATAGtatgtttttctttctaattTAATGTTTTGGAGATCTTGGGGAcactttgtgctgttgttttagcTCACATTTCCTGACATGTATGAGCAGCAATGCAGGCTGGGAGCAGTAATTTGGTGCACTGAGTTCAATGGTGGATCCTTGTCATTGTTCAAGGACTCTAAGGCCCAAAGAACCAGGCCGTCTCCCTAACTCAGCTGAAGcagtgagcagagaggagatgaATGAAGCAGATAAGCAGGACCTTCAACAGTGCAGTATGAGAACTCAACTGTGGTTAAGGGCCCTCTTCTATTACATGAATTCAACTGCGCCAACCTGGCAGCGGAAGCCAAATAATCTCTGTTGGAGCAACATGCTTAGGGGATGTTCTTCTATATtcatctctcctcctgttccaaAGTGCACAAGGGGCGAGTCCCCTGTTCCTTCAGTCTGATCTTTAGTCCTGATGCAGTGTCCCTTTGTTTAGCTTGTTGTTAGGATGAATACATACAGCAAAACCTTAGAATGAAAACTggagacaaataaaaacaaacgttTATTTATGAAAAACTCAGAAAACAAAGCTTCATTGTCagaaacatgtaaaataaatatttatcataTAATTAAACCCAGATGGTTTAATATATAAGGCTCCAATAAAAAGAATATGACACTGAGCTCAGCTGGACCTTTAAGTAaaggaagaaaataaagacatCTGATATCACAGTTTGTCCCATACATTCAATATTCACTGGAAACAACTTCACAAGTCCTCAACATTACCATATTGGAATAATCAGAGCTTCCATCTTTAAAGGACTGAAAGAGGAAGTTCACAAGGAATCATTTACATGTACATTAGAACTGGCTGAGAAAGAAACTTATTTACTTTATACACAAATCTAATAAACGAGACACATATGAACAGACAGTGTTCAACATtgacaacgtttctctgacaggatcaaactgCCACTACTACAcatcacacaaagacacagaggaacCTGATGGGTGATAccagaacccaaacccaggataaagaggtccGGTGAATGttgtgttgaaggtgtgaaggtggatcagtttgtcagaggagactttgtagaaggacagagaaccagcaggacagtccacatacactgctactctgtgagacacagaggaggggaTGGGTGTTTCTTTGCCGTTGTGAGAAACATAGTAACCATCACCAGTGCAGCTCATCCTCCAGGACTGGTTGTTCATTCCGAACacacagtctgtgctgcttcctttttttctgatttctctgtaactcactgatatataaaccttttctttccattcaacctcccagtaacagcgaccagtcagaccattactacacagtaGCTGAAACCActgatcaaatctgtctggatgatcaggatatggcTGATACTTCcccacatgtgtcaccttcctgttattgtcagacagttgtagttgtctgttcactgtgtttgtgttgattgtgagttgacagaaatctgatggagagaacaacacacaatccagctgcagttattgatctgtcatcagtttgatgacgactcatgacagtttgaagatagttgaatgttgctgatctaattaaaaacacacttacacttcctcagacctggtctcaaccattggactccaccaggcttcaccctgaaaggaggagggggtcagagacatgcagacatggacattaaaTGGCTGTAATACACACATTGgtttaggattgtgttcagatagAGCtcgtatgtagggatggacttTAACCAACAACTAAGGAAATGGATCCTGATCTTGGAATCTGTGGACGgaactgtttaatttaattgtcATAAAGACTATTCAAGCTAAAGTTCGTTGGTGTCTTTTTTCTACGTGTGTCACTCATGttgttgccatttcctgttttattttgacatttcctgttttgtcctGCCAGTCAGTCATGTGTTCCACCACCTGTTCCGTGTTTGTAATCAGCCTGTGCATTTAGTCTTCAGCACTCAccagattgtttgtttgtacacTTGTGGAAACTCTCCAGAGTTTCCAGTAAGATTTGCTGTGCACCAGTATCCTACCTGTTGTTTTAACTTTGCCTTGTCCTcgcctgtacctttgctggagtGTTTTGGATCGGCCGTGTACCTACCTTTGCCTGTCCGACCACGTTATCAGTAAATCCCTTCAAGCCTAGTTCTGTCTTTGCTGTGCGTTTTGGGTCCTTCACTGTGTCGAGTTCTAAAAGTGGGCAAcgtgtttcatttcattcctcCCTCTTCAGGGTGTAACACACTTACCCTGTTTTAGCGTAAGTGTGTGTTACCGTGTGCTCACAAAGCCATGGATTCTGAGCCACAAAACAATAGTCACTGATAACCTCATCCACTCCCTTACAACTTTTCTCTTGTacataaaagaataaaacccCCAAAATGCCCAATGAGCCACAGAAACAACTCGAGCCAAAAGGGACAGCATGATATTAACAGCTAGTTTTCCACATActtgagagtgtccagtctccagtgtatggggtgccaaatgtaaaaggagcacctataactagttttctcacatttaactaaatgacacaacatgttttctcacatttagttaaatgtgcaaaagtctaaatgtaaatgttaaatgttaaatgtaaatgttaaatgtaaatgttaaatgtaaatgttaaatgttaaatgtaaatgttaaatgttaaatgtaaatgttaaatgtaaatgttaaatgtaaatgttaaatgctaaatgttaaatgtaaatgttaaatgttaaatgtaaatgttaaatgctaaatgttaaatgtaaatgttaaatgtaaatgttaaatgttaaatgttaaatgtaaatgttaaatgttaaatgtaaatgttaaatgttggccgagcgtaaaactgaatattcatgaatgggcaagtagactccatccctaccctcaaacagcgctggtctcagatcagagacgcgaactcaatcacctcaaacagtgcgcgcaaaccccgcccacatctgatctggaaacttttgtttttagcctggacgtaacttcggctagctagtatagttagccaactaattctccaccggcgccacagaaatattctttttaaacctacttgacttctcattaatggtgtttacgacagaacggcagtttgaagcggagcctcagcccgcacaactgccgttacagcccgtttaatctcccccaacgggagggagtcgaagctggcggccatgatggcttcgacttcaagcttctctccagtattttcgtgcaccgatccagagtcagatgtgggcggagctatgcgtactgtttgacgtgtttgagttcgtgtctctgatttgagaccagcgcgagttttacactcggccaacatttaacatttacatttaacatttaacatttacatttaacatttaacatttacatttaaaatttaacatttatatttaacatttaacatttagatttaacatttaacatttacatttaacatttaacatttatatttaacatttaacatttagatttaacatttaacatttacatttatatttaacatttacatttatatttaacatttacatttagacttttgcacatttaactaaatgtgagaaaacatgttgtgtcatttagttaaatgtgagaaaactagttataggttctacttttacatttggcaccccataccagtgtggatcctccagtccatcagacagcagcttctctcctgagtctcctggatgattgtagctcaggtccagctctctcagatgagaggggttggagctcagagcagaggccagagaagcacagccttcctctgtgaccagacaacctgacagcctgaacacacacaatgttcaAGCCACTGTAccactgtttattattatttgtcatatactgtagtgtatGGTGTTAAGAAAAGTAAACTGTTCCGTtttgaattgtgtttttttgcagaATATGATTGTGAAATAAGGCTTTGGAAACTAAAGTCAGATACCGATAGATCTAGATTAATTTAAAATCAAGAttaatcctgacctgagagccTCCAATCGACAGGGAAGACTCTTCAATCcatcagacagtagcttcactcctgaatcctgcaggtcgttgttactcaggtccagttctctcagactagaggactgagagctgagaactgaggacagagcttcacagcttctctctgacaggttgcacacactcagtctgatgAGAAAGTGGTGACAGaataataaacatttgtcaTAAATTGTAGCATTCGTGAAACATGAATATGAATTTGATTAAAACAAGTAGCTGATGGAATatgactaaaataaaaatatgtacatGTTTTTGAAACAAAATTCCCTCTACAAAAGTAAAATTACGAGATGAGAGGATAAGGATGAGAGAAATATTCTGGCTTTACCTATTCTACTGAGCTCCTTCTGATTCATGCTGCTAAGCGAGGATAAGAAGAAGCTGCTAAGTTTTTGTGGCTCTGTTATGCTCATTTAAGCACACTTGGTTTTGCGCAGCCctctgacctgagagtctccagttgacagtgaggactcctcagtccatcagacagtagcttcactcctgaatcctgcaggtcgttgttactcaggtccagttctctcagactagaggactgagagctgagaactgaggacagagcttcacagcttctctctgacaggttacagccactCAGTCTGAAGAGGCAGTATAATAGAGAATGACAATGTACATGTTACGATTTAATGACATGCAATTTAATGAGACAACTAGACAATATTGATGTTAAAATAAAGTACCTGTGTTACCTGATACTTACATAACTTTCTTGGAGACTTTGACCACTCCCAGTACAAACAGAAGATCCTTCTCTAAAAAGCTTGAAGAATATTTTACTGGGTCAAACACGTCCAGTTCTTCTCCTGATGACACCAACATGAACAGAAGAGCTGACCACTGAACAGCAGAAAGTTTAAATGTAGTTAGACCTCCTGGCTCCAGATACTGTTGAATCTCCTCCATTAGaaaacaatcattcagttcattcagacagtggaacaggttgatgtttttttctgccgATGGTGACTCTGAGATCTTCTTcttgatgtactgaactgtttcctTGGTTTTTAAAACACTTCTTGTCTGTCTAATAATGCCTTTAATCGGAGTCTGATTAGTCTGCAGTGAAAGACCAAGGAGGAAACGaaggaacaggtccaggtgtccatttggactctgtaaGGCCTCGTCCACAGCATCACAGTAGAGCTGTGTCTCTGTAGATTTGACTGTTGTTGATTCAGACGTCTGGAATGGTTGTTGTTCTGACAACACATTaactccagagttgatgaaggtcagatggacatgaagagcagccagaaactcctgaacactcagatggacgaagcagaacaccttgtcctggtacagtcctctctgctctataaagatctgtgtgaacactcctgagtaaactgaggctgctctgatatcgatgccacactctgtcaggtctgactcatagaagatcaggtttcctttctgcagctgctcaaaagccagttttcccagtgactcaatcatcttcctgttctttggactccagagtggatctgtctcagctcctccatcatacttgatgttcttcactttggtctgaaccaccaggaagtggatgtacatctcagtcagggtcttgggcagctctcctccctctctggttttcaacacatcctccagaaccgtagcagtgatccagcagaagactgggatgtggcacatgatgtggaggcttcgtgacgtcttgatgtgggagatgatggttgtggcctgctgctcatctgtgaacctcttcctgaagtactcgtccttctgtgggtcagtgaaccctctgacctctgtcaccaggtcgacacagccaggagggatctgattggctgctgcaggtcgtgtggtgatccagaggcgagcagagggaagcaggttccccctgatcaggtttgtcagcagcacatccactgaggtggactctgtgacatcagtcagggttttagtcttgttgaagtccagaggaagtcgacactca carries:
- the LOC114849067 gene encoding NLR family CARD domain-containing protein 3-like isoform X5 — translated: MDQYEDRGEGTPPSKIRRMEMKPEAQRSQKRQESVEPEPETESSCVSFKSDVSKDFSINFKDQAVSQSKVDLQSSEVPSDQSVQQHQTHLDSIFMLLEENVVTFVKKELKRIQKILISDYPQCLENEEDEEELDGEDEEHRRSSRDAFLKITVNFLRRMKQEELADCLQSRSPAAVCQHQLKSQLKQKFQFVFEGISKAGNQIPLNQIYTELYITEGGTGEVNNEHEVRHIETVFRKPVRAETSIRPEDIFKGSAGRDRAIRTVMTKGVAGIGKTVLTQKFTLDWAEDKANQDIHLIFPFTFRELNVLKEQKFSLVELVHHFFTETKAAGICSFKQSQVVFILDGLDECRLPLDFNKTKTLTDVTESTSVDVLLTNLIRGNLLPSARLWITTRPAAANQIPPGCVDLVTEVRGFTDPQKDEYFRKRFTDEQQATTIISHIKTSRSLHIMCHIPVFCWITATVLEDVLKTREGGELPKTLTEMYIHFLVVQTKVKNIKYDGGAETDPLWSPKNRKMIESLGKLAFEQLQKGNLIFYESDLTECGIDIRAASVYSGVFTQIFIEQRGLYQDKVFCFVHLSVQEFLAALHVHLTFINSGVNVLSEQQPFQTSESTTVKSTETQLYCDAVDEALQSPNGHLDLFLRFLLGLSLQTNQTPIKGIIRQTRSVLKTKETVQYIKKKISESPSAEKNINLFHCLNELNDCFLMEEIQQYLEPGGLTTFKLSAVQWSALLFMLVSSGEELDVFDPVKYSSSFLEKDLLFVLGVVKVSKKVILSGCNLSERSCEALSSVLSSQSSSLRELDLSNNDLQDSGVKLLSDGLRSPHCQLETLRLSVCNLSERSCEALSSVLSSQSSSLRELDLSNNDLQDSGVKLLSDGLKSLPCRLEALRLSGCLVTEEGCASLASALSSNPSHLRELDLSYNHPGDSGEKLLSDGLEDPHWYGVPNVKGEAWWSPMVETRSEEVFLSTHNQHKHSEQTTTTV
- the LOC114849067 gene encoding NLR family CARD domain-containing protein 3-like isoform X6; translated protein: MDQYEDRGEGTPPSKIRRMEMKPEAQRSQKRQESVEPEPETESSCVSFKSDVSKDFSINFKDQAVSQSKVDLQSSEVPSDQSVQQHQTHLDSIFMLLEENVVTFVKKELKRIQKILISDYPQCLENEEDEEELDGEDEEHRRSSRDAFLKITVNFLRRMKQEELADCLQSRSPAAVCQHQLKSQLKQKFQFVFEGISKAGNQIPLNQIYTELYITEGGTGEVNNEHEVRHIETVFRKPVRAETSIRPEDIFKGSAGRDRAIRTVMTKGVAGIGKTVLTQKFTLDWAEDKANQDIHLIFPFTFRELNVLKEQKFSLVELVHHFFTETKAAGICSFKQSQVVFILDGLDECRLPLDFNKTKTLTDVTESTSVDVLLTNLIRGNLLPSARLWITTRPAAANQIPPGCVDLVTEVRGFTDPQKDEYFRKRFTDEQQATTIISHIKTSRSLHIMCHIPVFCWITATVLEDVLKTREGGELPKTLTEMYIHFLVVQTKVKNIKYDGGAETDPLWSPKNRKMIESLGKLAFEQLQKGNLIFYESDLTECGIDIRAASVYSGVFTQIFIEQRGLYQDKVFCFVHLSVQEFLAALHVHLTFINSGVNVLSEQQPFQTSESTTVKSTETQLYCDAVDEALQSPNGHLDLFLRFLLGLSLQTNQTPIKGIIRQTRSVLKTKETVQYIKKKISESPSAEKNINLFHCLNELNDCFLMEEIQQYLEPGGLTTFKLSAVQWSALLFMLVSSGEELDVFDPVKYSSSFLEKDLLFVLGVVKVSKKVILSGCNLSERSCEALSSVLSSQSSSLRELDLSNNDLQDSGVKLLSDGLRSPHCQLETLRLSVCNLSERSCEALSSVLSSQSSSLRELDLSNNDLQDSGVKLLSDGLKSLPCRLEALRLSGCLVTEEGCASLASALSSNPSHLRELDLSYNHPGDSGEKLLSDGLEDPHWYGVPNGEAWWSPMVETRSEEVFLSTHNQHKHSEQTTTTV